One genomic segment of Profundibacter amoris includes these proteins:
- a CDS encoding sirohydrochlorin chelatase: MGKIGVMICGHGSRSQDAVNEFAVLAEKLPALLPDDYVVDYGYLEFANPVIRDGLDRLRGAGCDRIIAVPGMLFAAMHTKNDIPTVLNTYAKKHSVDVTYGRELGVDPKMIAAAGARVREAVDAANAEYGDLPLEETCLVVIGRGASDPDANANVAKVARMLWEGMGFGWCEVGYSGVTFPLVEPCLEHTTRLGYKRVIVFPYFLFAGILIDRIYGFTDKVAVAHPGIQFVKAGYLNDHPKVLETFAERVMEQLGDMPPETCGTCKYRTQVLGFEAEVGAVQESHHHHVEGQGANAPGATVETCDLCDTFCTGECRLDMDHHHHHHHAHDHGDGHHHHDHDHHHHPEYPHAKHPLGPESARKKDA; this comes from the coding sequence ATGGGCAAGATTGGTGTGATGATCTGCGGCCACGGCTCGCGATCACAGGATGCGGTGAATGAATTTGCGGTGCTGGCCGAAAAGCTGCCCGCGCTGCTGCCGGATGATTATGTTGTTGATTACGGCTATCTGGAGTTTGCCAATCCGGTGATCCGCGACGGACTGGACCGTCTGCGCGGGGCCGGGTGCGACCGCATTATCGCCGTTCCCGGGATGCTGTTTGCCGCGATGCACACCAAGAACGATATTCCGACGGTGCTGAATACCTACGCCAAAAAGCACAGTGTTGATGTGACCTACGGGCGTGAACTGGGCGTGGACCCCAAAATGATCGCCGCGGCCGGTGCACGGGTGCGGGAAGCGGTGGATGCGGCCAATGCCGAATATGGCGATCTGCCGCTGGAGGAAACCTGTCTGGTGGTGATCGGGCGTGGCGCCTCGGACCCCGATGCCAACGCCAATGTCGCCAAAGTGGCGCGGATGCTGTGGGAAGGCATGGGGTTTGGCTGGTGCGAGGTGGGCTATTCCGGCGTAACCTTTCCGCTGGTCGAACCCTGTCTGGAGCATACCACACGGCTGGGATACAAGCGGGTGATCGTGTTTCCGTATTTCCTGTTTGCGGGTATTCTGATTGACCGGATTTACGGCTTTACCGACAAGGTGGCGGTGGCGCATCCCGGTATCCAATTCGTGAAGGCGGGCTATCTGAATGATCACCCGAAAGTGCTGGAAACCTTTGCCGAACGGGTGATGGAGCAGTTGGGCGACATGCCGCCCGAAACCTGCGGGACGTGCAAATACCGCACGCAGGTTCTGGGGTTCGAGGCCGAAGTGGGCGCGGTTCAGGAAAGCCACCATCACCATGTTGAAGGGCAAGGGGCCAATGCGCCCGGTGCGACAGTGGAAACCTGTGATTTATGCGATACGTTTTGCACCGGTGAATGTCGACTGGATATGGATCATCACCACCACCATCATCATGCTCATGACCACGGGGACGGGCATCACCATCATGACCATGATCACCACCACCATCCGGAATATCCGCACGCGAAACACCCCTTGGGGCCGGAAAGCGCGCGCAAGAAAGATGCGTAG
- a CDS encoding DUF6732 family protein has protein sequence MKTLMSVILALLAAPAFAHPTHIIEVAGHNHWLGLAAIAAAAAAALWQAKKGRDEEASQEDETEEDPDTEPQEA, from the coding sequence ATGAAAACCCTGATGTCTGTAATTCTGGCCCTGCTGGCCGCCCCTGCCTTTGCGCATCCGACCCATATTATCGAGGTCGCAGGCCATAACCATTGGCTGGGACTGGCGGCGATTGCCGCTGCTGCTGCGGCTGCCCTGTGGCAGGCCAAAAAAGGGCGGGACGAGGAAGCCTCGCAAGAAGACGAGACCGAAGAAGACCCCGATACTGAACCGCAGGAGGCCTGA
- a CDS encoding DUF1636 family protein translates to MTTTITICDTCKREGWDETTGKTDGEALADLIETAAAGTAVKTRRFSCLMGCDRACNVTIQAEGKLNYTLGQFTPTPEAAEAIVAYAALHAASTSGQVPYRNWPQAIKGHFTTRHPPLPSDE, encoded by the coding sequence ATGACCACCACCATCACCATTTGCGACACCTGCAAGCGCGAGGGCTGGGATGAAACCACCGGCAAAACCGACGGCGAGGCACTGGCCGACCTGATCGAGACCGCCGCAGCCGGCACCGCCGTGAAAACCCGCCGGTTTTCCTGCCTGATGGGCTGTGACCGTGCCTGCAATGTCACCATTCAGGCCGAGGGCAAGCTGAACTACACCCTTGGGCAATTCACCCCCACACCCGAAGCGGCCGAAGCCATTGTTGCCTATGCCGCCCTGCACGCCGCCAGCACATCGGGACAGGTGCCCTATCGCAATTGGCCACAGGCGATAAAGGGGCACTTTACCACCCGTCATCCACCACTACCGAGCGACGAATGA